The genomic interval CCTCAGGTTCAATGCTTTCTATATGGAGGGGGTTTAAAAGAATGAAGCTTCAGTTTATTATTGATGTACCTTGCTGATTAATTCACTGTAAGTAAAAGTAGCATGAAGGCTTTTACAGTGGAAAAGACTTCACTGTAAAGCAGAAGGTTCTCTGTATGGGCTGCCGGGGTCCAAACTGTTTTATGAACACGTCTCAGGTTTTTGTATGACTCTGCAAAGAAGAAAGTTCCTGGTCTGACCAGCTTGTTATGTTTCGCAGAGTGGTTTCACAAGGAGACATCCTGACAGTTCCTGCTAAAAACCACCCAGATCTGCTGGAAAACAACACTGAGGGGATCTACAGGTACAACACGTCTGTCTGTACAAGTTTACAATCATGGCAAAAAGAATCAACACCCATTTTCAGTTCTTCAAATGTATCTATCAGGCAAAAAATGATCTGCCCTTTACCAGGTTTGTTCAGTTAAATCTGACCTTAagtgtgtaaaaacaaaaacacacaacatatTCTGTCCTGTTATTACTTAATAGGAAACAGTTGTGTATAGGAAACTGCCCCACATGGTTCCATGGCTTGTAGAAAcacctttggcagaaattactccaaaggtgttttctgtctgactttATCAGGTTCTCCATCATTTGTGCAGAAATTGTTGTCTAATTGTCCTGTGATGATCacaaacatttctcatgctaACTGAGGCATTTAGTCTCAGATGGAGCTCTTGGATGTTACTTGTGAGAAATCTGTTTCACTGTAGAATGAATGACTTCAGTCATTAGAGATGGCCTTGTAACCCTTTCTGCATTAATGCACAGCAACAACTGCTTCCCTAAACCATTATTTGAGTGCATGATGAGCAGCACCTGGATGCAAATTTTCCTAATAAACGCTATAGAAGCAATAAAGTTTTGGCTTTATGTATGTCTGTGCTTTGACATCTCAGGTTTCCAGTGCTTTACTTTAAAGTGCAGAAGGTGCTTCAGTCTGGTGCAGAGAGAGGAGGAGCTCATCTGGCTGATAAAACCCACACCTCTCTCTACATGGTGAACATCTGCTTCCATTTGTTATCTGTACATGGACATGTTAATCATTAGAAAGGCTGTATGGCACATGTTTCTGTGAATTTCCCTGCAGCTCAATTAGTACTTAAAGGTCCTGTCAGTGGACACCTTAAAAACACTGTAGAACAATTGGAACATAAACCTAATATTGAAACTAGATCTGAATCAGTGAAGTAAATATGTTGTGGTTAGTCATCCAGCTGATAGaagattttaaatgtgttttatagggAGCGTCCACCAACAGCCCTGTTCCCTACTGCAATGTGGAGGGAAAATCTATGTGGAACAGCCTGTCTCCTTCAGGCCTCAGCCAGACTGTGGACCTTCTTAGTAGCCTCATTCTGCCTCACCTGCAGCACAGGTAACTCCCCTTTCTGCTGAAGCCCCTCTTTTTCACCTTTGTAATGCAATATTGTGGGAAAAAATGATAAGACCTGCATATGTGCTAGAAAACTTAATGTTGTGGCTGATCTGTAGAAGGGTCCATGTTTTCTATCAGAAAAATGACACACAAAGGAACATAAGTTTAATCAGTGCTGTGTTTGGTTATAGAGATGCTCTGTCTGGTTGCACGGTCCTTCTCCATGGTCCTGCAGGCAGCGGCAAGATGACTGTGGTGAGATCGGCAAGTCGCAGGCTGAACCTCCACCTGCTAAAGGTGCAGTTTAATATGTAATATATCCTCTTGTAGTTGTGTTCTGCAGCTTGCAGGAGTCATCATTCCTCATGTTgctccttgtgtgtgtgtgtgtgtgtaggtagACTGTGTAACTTTGTGTGCAGACACTCCTGCAGCGGCTGAAGTGAAGCTGTCATCAGTGTTCCAGCGAGCCAACGCCCTGCAGCCCTGTATCCTACTGCTCAGAAACCTACAGCTCCTGCTCAAAGCTCGAGGAGCTGCTGAAGACGATGGCAGGGTCCAGGCAGTTCTTTGTCAGCTGCTCGCCAGCGCCCCCACCAGGTCAATGACTTATGCATGATAATCTTAAGGAATAAACCCAACACACCCAGAACATCTTCTATTATCTACGGTTTTATGTCAATTATTTGGAGGATCAatggacattttatttctttcattaaaCTCGTTCAAAAAATGAAACCCGTGTATAGATACATTACATAGAGAGTGATAGGTTCATGGTTAGGTAGACACTAAGATACTAAGAACCTTCGTCCAGAGGGAGGGGCTGAAACTCCCAGTGTAGCGGATGAAAGTTGTTTACAACAGAAGAGGTTATCCGCTGTACCTGGCTGCTGTACAGACTGATTGTCAGCCTGGACGACACTTTAACTATATGTTGGAGGAACTTCTCTTTCAAAGTTTTAAGACCAAGCTATGACACTGAAGTAAAGTGTAAAACAGATTTGATAAAACAGGGTTATTATGGTTCTGTCTGTGTGAAAATAGCAGGTTTTCCTCAGACAGAATAGGTACTGATGAGCCATTTTGCACACAGCCTCAAAGTTAGCTTCAAAGTTCTATTTATCATCTAGAATAGTACCAAGATATTTGTGAGAATGCATACTCTCAATGCACTGATCTTAAATTAAAGTGACTTCATGCTGATCAGGATCCTTCCTAAAATCAGTGATCAGGTCTTTGGTCTCATCAAAGCCGTTATTGGACAGGTCCGAATCGGAATCTCAATCTGTGAGGCGCGTTTTGCTGAGGGCCATGATGCatttctttaaacttttttttttttttttcaaacgcCACCCTGAAGTTCATGAAGTTTGTTCCTGAAGGACTGGGCATCTGCCAGGATGATAGAAGGAAGGTGAAATCGATCTGTGCATTGTCTCCTCAGCCAAAGTCTGAGACCGGCCCGTCCGCCCCACGTTGTTTTACTCCCGCATTTCTGTCTGTCTTTTCAGAAAGATTCAGTATTCGAAGGTTGAGGTCTACCCTCCGTGTGGAGGGTGTGGATGACTGTCAGCTGGGCTACTGTATAGTCAGCATTCTTCCTCATGAGTGTGGAGGACATTACATGACCATGAGATTTGTGTATTAAAAATCCTTGTTATTGGTCATAtggaatatttacatttttagagaAACTTAATCTTGAGTTTTCAttgcctgtaagccataataatcataattaaatcctttaaaaataGACACATCACTAAATCCATCATTCTGTGTGTGATGGATTTatggaatgttttatttttgcattgttttgctGAACTAAATGAACGTTTGGatgtattgagatgcacctgtagctTAATCTAACATAAGAAATGTTTGTGTACTATTCAGTCACATGTTTGTCACGAGTTAGTTTAGCCCaggttattttttttgtgaacaTTTTTTTATGATGAAGTTAACTTTCAGTGAAACAAATCAGGGATGAGAGGTTGATTAGACTCCtctataaaatatgattaaactCACCGCAGACAAACAGCTTCCCACAGTTAGTGTTTGGTTTAGTTTCACCATTTTGTTTGTCTCATACCATTCTGGTGATGTCAGACAGGTCAGAGGTCAGTCTATTTGAACTTCTGTCATTTCCTCCCCTCCTTACTCATGTGATTTTATTAGAAGTTTTCCCTCAGTGGTGTTTACTTAGTGGTTTTTATACCATCTGGGAGAACAGTGGTGAAAACAACTCCAGAGATAAAGTTGAACAAATATAACTAGATTTATTCCAATTTAAGTTCTGCAGATTTTGATTGactttgatcttttttttccccctcggtttattgttattgctgttttttattaatgCTTTAGCAGAGTGAATGTCCCTGCGTTTCTGTCTCAGTGTGGTAGTAGCCGCCACGGTTTGCAGAGCTCGGGATCTCTCCGCTGGCGTCATGGGGGCATTTGTCCACCAGGTAGAGATGGAGAACCCCAccgaggagcagcggctctccATGTTGGTCAGTCTGAGTGGAGAACTTCATCTGGGGAGAGACGTCAACCTAGAGAGGCTGTCCAAACTGACGGCAGTAAGCCTTTATCTTCATACTGAATGTTTTTCTCTGCATCTTAACTCTGAATCAGGCTTAAAAACACTTTGAAATTAAATACATGGAGCACTTTTATCAACACTTAATAAACAATTTAGCAAAGTGTGACAAACAGAAAAGTATTTTAGCTTCAACGAGATGATTCCCAAAGAGCAGTTAGCTGAAAACGTGGCATGCAATCGATGGAGGAGGAAGCATCTCTCAGGTCAGATCTGTGTTGGTCAGATTTTTTAAGGTCGCTACTTTCAGATACTGTTTGTCTACTGGAGGTAGTTTCATTCAGACCTGACACCTCTTGCTGTGGAACACACACTGCATATTAAATTGTCATCACATGGACAGATAATAAGCACTCTGCTGTGAACTGTACCTTGTAGGAAAATAAAATCCCATGATTCATAATGAGAAAACACAGGTCACAAACTAGACATAGCATTGAAATTGAAATAGCATTACGGgattgtaaatacattttattaacagTCTACAGTTGTCAGACTGCTCTTAATATAAATGTCATGACCAAACACAAAATTGTAACCTGTCCTATCAATGTTTCACCCCAGATTTTGCTGAAATGACATCTGCTGAGTTTATCAGACACAGCTTTCCTCATCTTCTCAGGGTTTGGTGCTGGGGGATCTGAGCACGCTGCTGACTGAAGCTGGAAGAGCTGCCTGCAGGAGGCTGATCCATACCTGGTGAGAGCAAAGCTAAATAACGTGACATTGTTCAAGAATCTTCTGTTTGATGAGCTCAGACTGTAACAATCACCTATCTAGACAATACAATTAGGAAAGAAGGGAAGATCTTGTTCAAACGTGGCCATCAGTGTGTATATTCACAGTCAGGGCTGAtcctaacatttattttttattttttttttcagattaatcAATTACTCTTAAGAATTGATTTTCTTCCAGTAAAGTAGTTTTAtcattttctacaaataaatgtaaattgaCCCCATTTTTGCATCCCCCCAAAATACcacttatttattaaatatatatttagtaCCACCTTTGTGACAACAATAAATGAGATGAAGCCCTTAATTGTGTTCacagaaaaaggttttttggttattttttggAAATAACCAAAAATAGGTGTAAATTCTAACTTGAACTGAGCCGGCTTGGCATTTCTCATATATAGGAGATAGCAACTTCAAATTAACTCCAAAGTGCAGAGGTAAACGGTGAAGCTAAGCTGGAATTCATGGTTTGTGTTTGGTTATTTTGTTCAAGCATATAAAGATCATAACTGAGAATATCAAACCTTCTAAGAGACAGAAAATACCAAATCTGCGATTTTTCTAATTGAATAACACAAGATTAGTGGCACAGTGAACCAGGAAGACATAATTGGTGATTGTGGCATCAGAAATGTCAGAGCCCCTgagaaatgcatttttattggcAGATTTATGATCACATACGTTTACCCATTAATTGGCTGGTCTCTAACGTCTGGTTGTGTGTGAAGTGGTGGGCTACAGGAGGAGGACTTGTGTTCCAGTGGGGTGACCATCATGAACCAGGACTTCAGCTGTGCCCTGGAAACGCTGCAGGACGCCCAGTCTAAAGCCATCGGAGCCCCAAAGGTGACTCACAGGCTCTCTGAGCAAAGCTGTTTTCATATATGTGAGGAAACATAGCTGGAAGCTGCTGAGGTTCATAATTTCTAATTTTGTATTTGTCAGTGTTTCCTATCAGAGTTGATACAACTCCAGTAGATGCAGGGGACAACCGCTATGATGAGGTTTACCTGGAGAAATAAACTGTGGTCTTTATGTGACACGAAGCAGATGATCCTCTGACTTGAGCAGTTCATAGataataaaaagtgaaacttgagGGCACGGTTATTTTATAGGAATCAGATGGCAAGACTTGACATTTCAGTTGGTTTTTCACACGTGAGCAATATTTACTGGAGGATCTTCATAATGTAGAGCCAGTTCTTCAATGAGAAACTGTTTTCACTCAAACAATATATCTCTGTGACTGCACAGTGTTTAAATTTACCCAGAATCTGACACAGACGGATTTCCATCTTGTCATCATGTTGACATCGTCCACTGCATGTAGCTAACCTGATTAACTCCTAATGAGCAGATCCCTAACGTGTGTTGGGAGGATATTGGAGGTTTGGAGCATGTGAAGAAGGAAATCCTGGACACTGTGCAACTTCCTCTGCAATGTCCTGAGCTCCTGTCTTTGGGCCTAAACCGGACCGGAGTCCTGCTGTATGGACCACCCGGGACAGGAAAGACACTTCTGGCCAAAGCTGTGGCCACAGAGTGCTCCATGACCTTCCTCAGGTAGATTTACTCCATGTTGCAGGTGTAGACTTTCAACTCTGTGTCTTTCCttcagttttaattgttttaaacgCTCCTTATTTctgaagctgtgtttcagcatcttctgatttttaTTCTCAGTGTCAAGGGTCCAGAGCTCATCAAcatgtatgtgggtcagagcgaAGAAAACATCAGAGAAGGTCTGTGTTATCATTTGGATAGTTGTGAAATATATTACCTTAGATTTTCTTCAGGATCCTCTTTATCCTTTTAGTTTCATACTAAATCCtcagatttaaaaacatttttaatctttCTCCAGTCAGTTTTCTCACATCATGCTGTTTGGCCCTAGTCGCTTCAAGAGAACATGTGGTGGTTGGAAAGGAAGTTCAGATATTGATATCCAATCAGACAGTAGCTGCAGTTCTtcttcatttggctcagacactaaTAAAGCAAGTTGAAGCCGCATTTTACTGTTGTGGATAAAACCATGCAGGACTTACATCTGCAATGAgcttatattgatttttttttagaaacgtGATTCACAGATAGGAGCAGATaaactcactggccactttattaggtacaccttgctagtaccgtgTTGGACCCCTTTTGTCTTcaaaactgccttaatccttcgtggcatagattcaacaaggtactggaaacattcctcagaaagtttggtccatattgacatgatagcatcacacagatgctgcagatttgtcggctgcacatccatgatgcgaatctccagttccaccacatcccaaaggtgctctattggattgatatctggtgactggaggccatttgagtccagtgaactcattgtcatgttcaagaaaccagtctgagatgattcatgctttatgacatggcgcgttatcctgctggaagtaaccatcagaagatgggttcACTGTGGGCCTAAAGGGATGATCATGGTCAGccacaatactcaggtaggctgtggcgttgacacgatgctcaattggtactaaggggcccaaagtgtgccaagaaaatgttgttgatgccaaattctgaccctaccatctgaatgttgcagcagaaatcgagattcatcagaccaggtaacgtttttccaatcttctattgtccaattttggagagcctgtgcaaattgtagcctcagtttcttgttcttagctgacaggagtggtacccggtgtggtcttctgctgctgtagcccatccgtcTCAAGGTTCAaagtgttgtgcgttcagagatgctcttctgcataccttggttgtaacgagtggttatttgagttactgttgccttacTATCAGCTCCATTCTCCATTCTCAgctccattctcctctgacctttggcatcaacaaggcatttgcacccacagaactgctgctcactggatattttctctttttcggaccattctctgtaaaccctagatgGTAGTACACGAAAATCCCggcagatcagcagtttctgaaatactcagaccagcctgtctggcaccaacaaccatgctgcgttcaaagtcacttcaatcacctttcttctccattctgatgctcagtttgaactgcagcagatcatcttgaccatgtctacatgcctaaatgcactgaGTTGCTGACATGTGAtcggctgattagaaatttgtgttactagcagttggacaggtgtgcctaataaagtggccggtgagtgtatattgaCAGAAAACACATTATGGTAAAAGCCAGAAGTAAAAACATGAATCTTCTtacctaaaaataaaactccttaatgagttcaaacagcTGCTGTGTCTCTATGGTTGTGCTCCTGGCTCTTTGCTCAAACTGTAATCTGTAAAAAGTTGAGGCGTAACGTGTGGTACCTTTGTCCCTCAAACGTGGATTGTTTCTTCCCTTACAGCCAAGTCTCCAAATGTTTCATAACTGTGTTAACTTTCATGAAGCTCACCCATCTGTCCTGCGTAGAAGATCTTTGGGGAACCTAGGGGTACTCAATCTGTccactttttgttttgaaattaatTGTCTGTTTAACATAAtacactgctccaaaaaataaaaggaacacttaaacaacccAATATAACTCCACATAAATCAAACTTGGATATAGTAAAACCTAATATGAGAATAACTCCATCAGCTCAAGGAGGTTtaacaccttttgaaataatagaatgctcaaaaaataaagggaacacttaaacaacacaatataactccaggtaaatcaaacttctgtgaaatcaaactgtccacttaggaagaaacactgattgacaatcaatttcacatgttgttgtgcaaatgtaatagacaacagggggaaatctttggttattagcaagacacactcaataaaggagtggttctgcaggtggggaccacagaccacttctcagtaccgatgctttctggctgatgttttggtcacttttgaatgttggtggtgctttcacactcgtggtagcatgagacggactctacaacccacacaagtggctcaggtagtgcagctcatccaggatggcacatcaatgcgagctgtggcaagaaggtttgctgtgtctgtcagcgtagtgtccagagcctggaggcgctaccaggagacaggccagtacaccaggagacgtggaggaggccgtaggagggcaacaacccagcagcaggaccgctacctccacatttgtgcaaggaggaactggaggagcactgccagagccctgcaaaattaccTCCAGCAGATCactaatgtgcatgtgtctgcacaaacggttagaaatagactccatgaggatggtatgagggcccgacatccacaaatgggggttgtgctcacagcccaacaccgtgcaggacgcttggcatttgccagagaacaccaggattggcaaattcgccactggcgccctgagctcttcacagatgaaagcaggttcacactgagcacatgtgacagacatgacagagtctggagacaccgtggagagagatctgctgcctgcaacatccttcagcatgaccggtttggcagtgggtcagtaatggtgtggggtggcatttctttggagggccgcatggtcctccatgtgctcgccagaggtagcctgactgccattaggtaccgagatgagatcctcagaccccttgtgagaccatatgctggtgcggttggccctgggttcctcctaatgcaggacaatgctagacctcatgtggctggagtgtgtcagcagttcctgcaagatgaagacattgaagctatggactggaccgcctgttccccagacctgaatgtGATTGAgtacatctggaacatcatgtctcgctccatccaccaacgtcacgttgctccacagactgtccaggagttggcggatgctttagtccaggtctgggaggagattcctcaggagaccatccaccgtctcatcaggagcatgcccaggtgttgtagggaggtcatacaggaacgtggaggcctcacacaatactgagcctcattttgacttgttttaaggacattacatcaaagttggatcagcctgtagtgtttttccactttaattatgtgtgtgactccaaatccaggcctccattggttaataaatttgatttctattgatgatttttgtgtgattttgttgtcaacacattcaactttgtatagAACAatgtattcaatgagaatatttcattcattcagatctaggatgtgttatttgagtgttccctttattttttgagcagtgtagaaaGTTCCCTTTTTATCTGTTTAGTGTTTAAGGGAATAAACTAGGCTGCATCTCTCTTTATATATGAAAGAGACTATCCAGTTGACTGAGCAAGGCCTAAAGACTGtttcaaagtattttaaaatgacttaTCTGCTTTGGAATACAGTGGAGAGGTCGATTgggatttatttgtttcatactTGAAAGATCTCCGGGTTTCCTGGCTCATAAATATATTTAGGTTATAAGCTAAGTGGCAGATTTAGTAATTTTTTGCAGCTTTAAGTCCTCTGTGGGATCTTCaggtttcatcctctggttgtTTCCACATGTTGCTGTCACTAATTGGGTTTAAACCAAAGAAGGCTATAACTCTACTTGGCCATACTCTTGCATATGTTGTGTTTAGTGTTCCACAGAGCGCGCTCAGCAGCTCCCTGTGTCGTCTTCTTTGACGAGCTGGACTCTCTGGCTCCCAACAGGGGCCGCAGTGGAGACTCTGGAGGTGTGATGGACAGGTGAGCTTTGACCTTTCCGGTGGATTCTTCTGTCGTGAAGCCTCCTGCTACCTTTTCTCTGTCTTCTGATCAGAGTCGTGTCTCAATTGCTGGCTGAACTGGATTCGTTGCAGTCGTCGCCTGGAGTTTTTGTGATCGGAGCCACAAACCGTCCTGATCTGCTGGACCAGTCGCTGCTCAGACCCGGCAGGTTGGAAATCTCTCACAATCAATTGATGACAGTGTTGAATATGAAAACACTTGTAGAATTACTGGGTTGTTCTTTGGTACAGCAAGCAGGAGAACTCTTTGCTGATTCAACagactgaatttttttttgACTCTCTCTGCAGGTTTGATAAACTGGTCTATGTTGGGATCAGTGAGGACCGAGTCTCCAAGTTGCAGGTTCTCCAGGCCATCCTCCGaaagtaagaaaataaaatgtgttcatCTGGAACATCAGGTTCATTGGTTTTTGTTGCTTTAAAGTAATATTAAATAGAACATTTTCATATGTTCTGTTTGGGTTAAAATGCCTTCACCGTGTCTGTAGGTTCCAGTTGGAGCCAGCAGTGAATCTGCAGGATCTAGTGGATCAATGTCCTGCTCACATGACCGGCGCCGATCTGTACGCTCTCTGTTCTGATGCTATGACGGCTGCCATCAAGAGGAAGATCCACTTGATCAATGATGGTAAGAACAAGGACATGACTTTAAAAAGTGATCTAATGGCACTCCTATATGGTCCACACTTCCATGGTCCTCTCAGGTACACTAACTATAGTCCAAGTATACTTTGCaactattaatgttttttttttttttttttttcttatgttcacaTTTCGTttgtctctgtctccctctttgCTGTTCAAGAGAAGCTGTTTTTCCTTATCTGTAATCTCACCATTCTCTCCCACAGGTCTGGATTCAGAGGATTCCCCTGTTCTCGTCTCTGTAGAGGATTTCTCTTCTGCTCTGAAAAACTTCAAGCCTTCTGTTTCTGAAAAGGAGCTGCAGCGATACCGGAACATTCATCAGAAACTCACTGGAAAGTAGAAGCCCTCTGTGAGGCGATTTCACCAAGTTTAGTTGCTTAAAGCTCCAGCCAGATGACGGAGAAAATGTTTGAGCTGGAGTTGGAAAAATAATCGATCACAGCTGAAAAGCACTAACATGGAAATTACATTAAGAAAGGTTAATTTATAAGGaacaaatgttaataaataTGAGTGAAAAGACTGTGAATGTCAGTTTctgttcattgttttgttttttgacagaATTACAACTGGTGTGAAATTATTACGGTATGTTGAACAACGTTTTACAACATCTCCAAGTAGTGGATACTAAAAATGCAAATTCAGTCTCAATACCACGAAAAATACTCAATACTGGATAATATTTTTGCtactggtgttttttttttagataacgGTGGCactgtttgcagcaagaaggtcctgggttcgactccacaccagggtctttctgcatggagtttgcatgttctccccgtgtaacactttttaatcaGCGTATAATATGAAGTCAGTTAAACCTTTGGAATATTGATCCGGTCAATTCAGTAGTAGAGGGGGCtgttaatcagtgtcagctgttCTAGTGTTGGTGAAATTAACAGATGGGCCCCATAAATAGGAATAGTTTTACAGGTGGAGGCCACAGCAATATCAGTCTGCGCAATTTTGGGAAACGAGGGTGAAATTCACAGAAAAGTTGAGTTATCTGTACTAAGATTAATAGT from Girardinichthys multiradiatus isolate DD_20200921_A chromosome 5, DD_fGirMul_XY1, whole genome shotgun sequence carries:
- the pex6 gene encoding peroxisome assembly factor 2 gives rise to the protein MAVQVELSCLDSFPSHLSPLDVLALKHPLESVFQNDTNSPTVLFTPQQSQLSERTGILLRVHPTTPEEISSCGGRADSESALRLRLFASKYFLRHYRLQRHSGAGSIRPLEPVNLDRVVLGARSRQSLRWAGAEQFTGGLLELCRLGQEPLVRQGDPLLLPHHPLFGEDIGQAQQQLLELLVLDCSPVRQGRITSNTSLVLTDCLDSLDPPGPSFSCRPLRLCVSDFAHYADSLGGSRSLLDSWRCLGSGLPDVLQALECRLDVRVVDTQRWCRVKGQQGAPVDLNSCVFISKQLLLRLGLFNHEWVRLSRPAGSYRGPVEEVDVRAGPCRERLVSAVVVDLKLSPELKIHEDVGFMSATLWFNMTEGEMIPQKNCTLRMKRWKAAPPDFNQHSASFCRSVSLPLANELHIQPVISPQQNLSCPDNLLAEHFSTPRVVSQGDILTVPAKNHPDLLENNTEGIYRFPVLYFKVQKVLQSGAERGGAHLADKTHTSLYMGASTNSPVPYCNVEGKSMWNSLSPSGLSQTVDLLSSLILPHLQHRDALSGCTVLLHGPAGSGKMTVVRSASRRLNLHLLKVDCVTLCADTPAAAEVKLSSVFQRANALQPCILLLRNLQLLLKARGAAEDDGRVQAVLCQLLASAPTSVVVAATVCRARDLSAGVMGAFVHQVEMENPTEEQRLSMLVSLSGELHLGRDVNLERLSKLTAGLVLGDLSTLLTEAGRAACRRLIHTCGGLQEEDLCSSGVTIMNQDFSCALETLQDAQSKAIGAPKIPNVCWEDIGGLEHVKKEILDTVQLPLQCPELLSLGLNRTGVLLYGPPGTGKTLLAKAVATECSMTFLSVKGPELINMYVGQSEENIREVFHRARSAAPCVVFFDELDSLAPNRGRSGDSGGVMDRVVSQLLAELDSLQSSPGVFVIGATNRPDLLDQSLLRPGRFDKLVYVGISEDRVSKLQVLQAILRKFQLEPAVNLQDLVDQCPAHMTGADLYALCSDAMTAAIKRKIHLINDGLDSEDSPVLVSVEDFSSALKNFKPSVSEKELQRYRNIHQKLTGK